The proteins below are encoded in one region of Brachyspira intermedia PWS/A:
- the mtaB gene encoding tRNA (N(6)-L-threonylcarbamoyladenosine(37)-C(2))-methylthiotransferase MtaB — translation MNIHIHTFGCRLNQYESEKISYELKNLGANITELDNAEAIAINTCTVTNDSDKKLISYLEKLGDIQDKKVFLIGCYVSKKDKDSSIFKDNIVLIPNEKKEEASEIIFNTLHNNSNNKIDNPIFFPQEQSRAYLKIQDGCNVFCTYCIVSRVRGSHRSVEPSKIYDAIKIANDYNYKEIVLTGLNLGSYNYNNEINFTKILQNILEHSSKYGIRIRLSSIEPIYFDDELISLFKNDDILCPHAHIPLQSGSNKILQLMNRRYTREDYLNITEKLYKTNSNMSISSDVMVGFPHEDNNDFNDTYDLCEKSKFIKIHIFRYSNRENTPSSKMDNQVGYRAKLKRAKILNDLNNKLKDLYYKNAEGRDLKIVIEKALQDNNYIGTSAEYLKCKLHSENTLNKKDLVSAKALKYEGGIMICE, via the coding sequence ATGAATATACATATACATACTTTTGGATGCCGACTCAATCAATATGAAAGTGAGAAAATATCATACGAATTAAAAAACTTAGGGGCAAATATAACCGAATTAGACAATGCAGAAGCTATAGCTATAAATACATGCACTGTTACTAATGACAGTGATAAAAAACTCATATCATATTTAGAAAAATTGGGAGATATACAAGATAAAAAAGTATTTCTAATAGGATGTTATGTTTCAAAAAAAGATAAAGATTCTTCTATATTTAAAGATAATATTGTATTGATACCAAATGAAAAGAAAGAAGAGGCCTCTGAAATAATATTCAATACTTTACATAATAATTCAAACAATAAAATAGACAATCCAATATTCTTTCCTCAGGAACAGAGCAGAGCCTATTTAAAAATACAGGACGGATGCAATGTTTTTTGTACCTATTGTATAGTATCAAGGGTAAGAGGAAGTCACAGAAGTGTTGAGCCTTCAAAAATATATGATGCTATAAAAATTGCTAATGATTACAATTATAAAGAAATTGTTCTAACAGGCTTAAATCTTGGTTCATATAACTATAATAATGAAATAAACTTCACAAAAATACTGCAAAATATACTAGAACATTCATCTAAATATGGTATAAGAATAAGACTTTCATCTATTGAGCCTATTTATTTTGATGATGAGCTTATAAGTCTATTTAAAAATGATGATATACTTTGTCCGCATGCTCATATACCTTTACAGTCTGGAAGCAATAAAATATTACAGCTTATGAACAGAAGATATACAAGGGAAGATTATCTAAATATCACAGAAAAACTGTATAAAACTAATTCAAATATGTCTATAAGCAGTGATGTAATGGTTGGCTTTCCTCATGAAGATAATAATGACTTTAATGATACTTATGATTTATGCGAAAAGTCAAAATTTATAAAGATTCACATATTCAGATATTCTAACAGAGAAAATACACCTTCATCAAAGATGGATAATCAGGTGGGATATAGGGCTAAATTAAAAAGAGCTAAAATACTCAATGATTTAAATAACAAACTTAAAGATTTATATTACAAAAATGCTGAAGGAAGAGATTTAAAAATAGTAATAGAAAAAGCCTTACAAGATAACAACTATATTGGAACTAGTGCTGAATATTTAAAATGCAAACTTCATAGTGAAAATACCCTAAACAAAAAGGATCTTGTATCAGCAAAGGCATTGAAATATGAAGGCGGTATTATGATTTGCGAGTAA
- a CDS encoding SMI1/KNR4 family protein — MINTNKELNNERKQNILNLLNKCKETDKNFKQFASESHKYKLNPPINKNKVIELENKYEFKLPEDYFWFITEVGNGGACHGYSMDKFEDMYFDYLKYDNRIDLMIEYSKKVNEGNANDIEDIDFEYYGILRFGTLGCSSSIGLIVTGENKGKVIYYDDEFYEEPFITCYDNFVDYYENWALETSLDYNMGSFGLRLKLEIDDLIKSYYDILNNEKEDNIINKQSIITTMHKYKSLEEKYLNEIYDLYNLEKDENYKLKFAVLLINHNYKNIEKNIKEAFQNQDIIDSYVKVLYLKVHADTNLFVGNFKKEIFDWTNEIKSALEYYKKIYNEENKTNNYRLLIDMALYLYKNNLIDFKEFDIFINNRNSTILYILSINTLENDNIFNIYINEFVESCSNKNTSQIRNTIAYLENILKNNKKYKKEIINTIKTEYQKLLEYYKINEPKDESIIHFINNTSKRIFNY, encoded by the coding sequence ATGATCAATACAAATAAAGAACTAAACAATGAACGTAAACAAAATATTTTAAATCTATTAAATAAATGCAAAGAAACAGATAAAAACTTCAAACAATTTGCATCAGAAAGTCATAAATATAAATTAAATCCTCCTATAAATAAAAATAAAGTTATAGAATTAGAAAATAAATATGAATTCAAACTTCCTGAAGATTATTTTTGGTTTATAACAGAGGTTGGAAATGGAGGTGCTTGTCATGGCTACAGTATGGATAAATTTGAAGATATGTATTTTGATTATTTGAAATATGATAACAGAATTGATTTAATGATAGAGTATTCAAAAAAAGTAAATGAAGGAAATGCTAACGATATAGAAGATATAGACTTTGAATATTATGGAATATTAAGGTTTGGAACTTTGGGCTGTTCTTCCTCTATAGGTTTAATAGTAACAGGAGAAAATAAAGGAAAAGTTATTTATTATGATGATGAATTTTATGAAGAGCCTTTTATCACTTGTTATGATAATTTTGTTGATTACTATGAGAATTGGGCTTTGGAAACATCTCTTGATTATAATATGGGTTCTTTTGGGTTAAGATTAAAACTTGAAATTGATGATTTAATTAAATCTTATTATGACATATTAAATAATGAAAAAGAAGATAATATTATAAATAAACAAAGTATTATAACAACGATGCATAAATACAAATCATTAGAAGAAAAATATTTAAATGAAATATATGATTTATACAATTTGGAAAAAGATGAAAATTATAAATTAAAATTTGCTGTTTTATTAATAAATCATAATTATAAAAATATAGAAAAAAATATAAAAGAAGCATTTCAAAATCAAGATATTATAGATTCTTATGTTAAAGTTTTATATTTAAAAGTTCATGCTGACACAAATTTGTTTGTAGGCAATTTTAAAAAAGAAATTTTTGATTGGACAAATGAAATAAAATCAGCATTGGAATATTATAAAAAAATATATAATGAAGAAAATAAAACAAATAATTACAGACTTCTTATTGATATGGCTTTATATCTCTATAAAAATAATTTAATCGATTTTAAAGAATTTGATATATTTATTAATAATAGAAACTCTACTATATTATATATTCTCTCTATAAATACTTTAGAAAATGATAATATATTCAATATTTACATAAATGAATTTGTAGAAAGCTGTTCAAATAAAAATACTTCTCAAATAAGAAATACGATTGCATATTTAGAAAATATTTTAAAAAATAATAAAAAATATAAAAAAGAAATAATTAACACAATAAAAACAGAATATCAAAAATTATTAGAATATTATAAAATCAATGAGCCAAAAGATGAATCTATAATACATTTTATAAATAACACTTCAAAAAGAATATTTAATTATTAA
- a CDS encoding BspA family leucine-rich repeat surface protein — protein MKYKPTSRKELKDLVTDENIYLGDIDTSLITDMSGLFEFFNRDNYEGIENWDTSNVEDMSGMFTANRNFNKDISKWNVSKVKNMSNMFFSAEKFNQPLNDLDVSNVTNMNSMFMNAKSFNQPINNWNVSKVKNMDNMFHNANSFNQDINDWNVSNVESMNHMFSSAHKFNHPLNNWDTKKVKRMSGMFSLAYAFNQDINNWNVSNVTNMRCMFMFARNFNQPLNNWDTKKVKDMAAMFSSAYAFNQNLDDWNIDNLSDMTNFNKDSALELTIKFKTYLYAFTLDKKEKNNLNDFIKNNAEEVYKTIENNKNKKINLLKRYLINNFYNELKELIPNYIESFNNIEEVYDYIDKNYNKKDDKKVKFIDDIEIENIDKRIIKYIYLSYLELKREPYRIKQIDYITNLLDEKSFINAMKTIYEITNKETSLIMYAIYGGDEALREIYKKEKDSKLCLLVFSINKNSKYAVNMLYNVFRKSKKSEIKEMTEIIIEEMAKENNLSVYELGLKAVENFGFDRNAEKIINNSQYKIILKNNYTIELFDIKENKTLKQIPKNFDDSTKGEIKYIKKEIPNIIKNQSNNLIKILLAGKKYDFNFFKEIFIDNPIMNIFAINLVWNLFDENNNFITTFRYSGDGSYTNCDDDTVNINNNYFVSLSSPIEMEEEIIVKWKKQLEDYELSQPIMQFTNIKINNLEEALKKLQNIEISIGSIKAFSQKYDMNTEYKSYYEINGYSYKDLYNNQKFYMKTKTLNTDTNNNYKIRINIKFNNASNRFIYTCLILLICDFGLTEIY, from the coding sequence ATGAAATATAAACCTACAAGCAGGAAAGAATTAAAAGATTTAGTAACAGATGAAAATATTTATTTGGGTGATATTGATACCAGCCTAATAACTGATATGTCAGGCTTATTTGAGTTTTTTAATAGAGATAATTATGAGGGTATAGAAAATTGGGATACTTCTAATGTAGAAGATATGTCTGGTATGTTTACTGCTAATAGAAATTTCAATAAAGATATTAGTAAATGGAATGTATCTAAAGTAAAAAATATGTCTAATATGTTTTTCTCGGCTGAAAAATTTAATCAGCCTTTGAATGATTTGGATGTAAGCAATGTAACAAATATGAATAGCATGTTCATGAATGCTAAAAGTTTTAATCAGCCTATCAATAATTGGAATGTGAGTAAAGTTAAAAATATGGACAATATGTTTCATAATGCTAATAGCTTTAATCAAGATATAAATGACTGGAATGTAAGCAATGTAGAAAGTATGAATCATATGTTTTCATCTGCTCATAAATTTAATCATCCTCTTAATAATTGGGATACTAAAAAAGTAAAAAGGATGTCTGGCATGTTTTCATTAGCTTATGCATTTAATCAAGATATTAATAATTGGAATGTAAGCAATGTTACTAATATGAGATGCATGTTTATGTTTGCAAGAAATTTTAATCAGCCTCTTAATAATTGGGATACTAAAAAAGTAAAAGATATGGCTGCAATGTTTTCATCAGCTTATGCATTCAATCAAAATTTAGATGATTGGAATATTGATAATCTTTCGGATATGACTAATTTTAATAAAGATTCTGCATTAGAATTAACTATTAAATTCAAAACTTATTTATATGCTTTTACTTTAGATAAAAAAGAAAAAAATAATTTAAATGATTTTATAAAAAACAATGCCGAAGAAGTATACAAAACTATAGAAAATAATAAAAATAAAAAAATCAATCTTCTTAAAAGATACTTAATAAATAATTTTTATAATGAATTAAAAGAATTAATACCAAATTATATTGAAAGTTTTAATAATATAGAAGAAGTTTATGATTATATAGATAAAAACTATAATAAAAAAGATGATAAAAAAGTAAAATTTATAGATGATATAGAAATAGAAAATATAGATAAAAGAATAATAAAATATATTTACTTATCATATTTAGAATTAAAAAGAGAACCCTACAGAATAAAACAAATAGATTATATTACAAATTTGCTTGATGAAAAGTCTTTTATAAATGCAATGAAAACAATATATGAAATCACCAATAAAGAAACTTCTCTCATTATGTATGCAATATATGGAGGCGATGAAGCATTAAGAGAGATTTATAAAAAAGAAAAAGATTCAAAATTATGTTTACTTGTATTTTCTATCAATAAAAACAGTAAATATGCTGTTAATATGCTTTATAATGTATTTAGAAAAAGTAAAAAATCTGAAATAAAAGAGATGACAGAAATAATAATTGAGGAGATGGCAAAAGAAAATAATTTGAGTGTTTATGAATTGGGATTAAAAGCTGTAGAAAATTTCGGATTTGATAGAAATGCAGAGAAAATAATAAATAATAGTCAATATAAAATAATTTTAAAAAATAATTATACTATAGAATTATTTGATATCAAAGAAAATAAAACATTAAAACAAATACCTAAAAATTTTGATGATAGTACAAAAGGAGAAATTAAATACATAAAAAAAGAAATTCCAAATATTATAAAAAATCAAAGTAATAATCTAATAAAAATTCTATTAGCAGGAAAAAAGTACGATTTTAATTTTTTTAAAGAAATATTTATTGATAATCCAATAATGAATATATTTGCTATTAATTTAGTTTGGAATTTATTTGATGAAAATAATAATTTTATAACAACATTCAGATATTCAGGAGATGGAAGCTATACCAACTGCGATGATGACACAGTAAATATAAATAATAATTATTTTGTAAGTTTATCAAGCCCTATAGAAATGGAAGAAGAAATTATAGTAAAATGGAAAAAACAGCTTGAAGACTATGAATTATCACAGCCAATAATGCAGTTTACAAATATAAAAATAAATAATTTAGAAGAAGCATTAAAAAAATTACAAAATATAGAAATAAGCATCGGTTCAATAAAAGCATTTTCTCAAAAATATGATATGAATACAGAATATAAAAGCTATTATGAAATTAATGGCTATTCTTATAAAGATTTATATAATAATCAAAAGTTTTATATGAAAACAAAAACTCTTAATACTGACACCAATAATAATTATAAAATAAGAATTAATATAAAGTTTAATAATGCTAGTAACAGATTTATATATACTTGTCTTATACTTTTAATATGTGATTTTGGATTAACTGAAATATACTGA
- a CDS encoding tetratricopeptide repeat protein, with protein MIKKEIQQLLELGKNAFKEKRYEEAIYNLEKIIDIYNKDLVFYSDDEFIIYSDDDDNNDDETNYEDINDMHNILISAYYNIGTSKCNLKEYEESIKYFDKTIELNDKYSNAYHSRGVAKYGLGLYEDAIDNFNKTLELDSDFKDAYFIRALSYAKIDKHKEAVDDFNTLLIEYNEINYIYYYYRGLSKYNLNLLEEAIEDFTIAIDYCPDESYIYYERALVYSNLNMFKNAIDDYTKAIELNEMDVDSYYNRALTYFKLEEYNKAIEDYNKVLELNPDDTEAVYNKGLCKQNLGLFEEAIEDFNSIIDSDNEFVCYSLGICYLELKRYEEAIDYFDVFIKFNSCYADAYYYRGNAKFDLEHYEEAIEDYNKTLELDNDHIDAYYERAMAKINLNLYDEAMKDFDEALYDAESDSDRAYLYTLKAALNEISKNYDEAIDNYTKAIELGDDCYCKRAIAKHNAGLIKESINDYNKAIDLDPDNYEIYSYKGNAELDLYLYEEAIRDFDKAIELNPNYDEAYYNRGIANEALKNYDEAFRDYQTTIKLNKEHDYAFNNLGGCYVRLKEYDEALENFYKALEINSELSLPYNNIGEVKSRLALKEKNNIENYNKLNGEALEYFNKSYQTALKNNDEYEINAIMDNMKELAAENIEPAIEFLKNNNIDY; from the coding sequence ATGATAAAAAAAGAAATACAGCAATTATTAGAATTAGGAAAAAATGCTTTTAAAGAAAAAAGATATGAAGAAGCTATTTACAACTTAGAAAAGATAATTGATATTTATAATAAGGATTTAGTTTTTTATTCTGATGATGAATTTATTATTTATAGTGATGATGATGATAATAATGATGATGAAACAAATTATGAAGATATTAATGATATGCATAATATTTTGATAAGTGCTTACTATAATATAGGTACTTCTAAATGCAATTTAAAAGAGTATGAGGAGTCTATAAAGTATTTTGATAAAACTATTGAGCTTAATGATAAATACAGTAATGCTTATCATAGCAGAGGCGTTGCTAAATATGGTTTAGGCTTATATGAAGATGCAATAGATAATTTTAATAAAACTTTAGAATTAGATTCTGATTTTAAAGATGCTTATTTTATTAGGGCTTTATCTTATGCTAAGATAGATAAACATAAAGAAGCTGTCGATGATTTTAATACATTATTGATAGAGTATAATGAAATTAATTATATATATTATTACTATAGAGGTTTATCTAAATATAATTTGAATTTATTGGAAGAAGCCATTGAAGATTTTACAATTGCTATAGATTATTGTCCTGATGAAAGTTATATATATTATGAAAGGGCTTTAGTTTATTCTAATTTAAATATGTTTAAAAATGCTATAGATGATTATACTAAGGCTATAGAGCTTAATGAAATGGATGTTGATTCTTATTATAACAGAGCTTTGACATACTTTAAGTTAGAAGAATATAATAAAGCTATAGAAGATTATAATAAAGTTTTGGAATTAAATCCTGATGATACAGAAGCCGTTTATAATAAGGGTTTATGCAAACAGAATTTAGGTTTATTTGAGGAAGCTATAGAAGATTTTAATTCTATTATTGATTCGGATAATGAATTTGTTTGTTATAGTTTAGGTATTTGTTATTTAGAATTAAAAAGATATGAAGAAGCTATTGATTATTTTGATGTATTTATAAAATTTAATTCTTGTTATGCTGATGCTTATTATTATAGAGGAAATGCCAAGTTTGATTTAGAACATTATGAAGAAGCCATTGAAGATTATAATAAAACTTTAGAATTAGATAATGATCATATAGATGCTTATTATGAAAGAGCTATGGCAAAGATTAATTTGAATTTATATGATGAGGCTATGAAAGATTTTGATGAAGCTTTATATGATGCAGAGTCAGATTCTGATAGAGCTTATTTGTATACTTTAAAAGCTGCTTTAAATGAAATATCAAAAAATTACGATGAGGCTATAGATAATTATACTAAGGCGATAGAGCTTGGAGATGATTGTTATTGTAAGAGAGCCATTGCCAAACATAATGCAGGATTAATAAAAGAATCAATTAATGATTATAACAAAGCTATAGATTTAGATCCTGATAATTATGAAATATATAGTTATAAGGGAAATGCTGAGCTTGATTTGTATTTGTATGAAGAGGCTATTAGAGACTTTGACAAGGCTATAGAGTTAAATCCGAATTATGATGAAGCATATTATAATAGGGGTATTGCTAATGAGGCATTGAAAAATTATGATGAAGCTTTTAGAGATTATCAAACTACTATAAAATTAAATAAAGAACATGATTATGCTTTTAATAATTTGGGCGGCTGTTATGTGAGATTAAAAGAGTATGATGAGGCATTAGAAAATTTTTATAAAGCGTTAGAAATAAATTCTGAACTTTCTTTGCCTTATAATAATATAGGTGAAGTGAAATCAAGATTGGCTTTAAAAGAAAAAAACAATATAGAAAATTATAATAAATTAAATGGTGAAGCATTAGAGTATTTTAATAAATCATATCAAACAGCTTTAAAAAATAATGATGAATATGAAATAAATGCAATTATGGATAACATGAAAGAATTAGCGGCTGAAAATATAGAGCCTGCAATAGAGTTCTTGAAAAATAATAATATTGATTATTAA
- a CDS encoding suppressor of fused domain protein yields the protein MSKEELNNNEEINTSGFDAITETFEKIYPEQKEPLHYRPIISYQLGGKDPLDGISIYRGKGYYHFVTYGFSELYEKESENKEYSGFGFELTFKLKMNEKQINNTKDDDTADNEIKTVVGFLQQLARYVFESGAVFNPYEYIWTKQKEGIDAEQKSKITGFITIPDEAGEINTPNGKVIFVELLGAADSELNAIYDKKITVKELAQKIGTDITDYNRESLL from the coding sequence ATGAGCAAAGAAGAGTTAAACAATAATGAAGAAATAAATACTTCCGGTTTTGATGCTATAACTGAAACATTTGAAAAAATATATCCTGAACAAAAAGAACCTTTACATTACAGACCTATAATATCTTATCAGCTTGGAGGAAAAGACCCGCTTGACGGAATAAGTATTTATAGAGGTAAAGGATATTATCATTTTGTTACTTATGGATTCAGCGAGCTTTATGAAAAAGAATCAGAAAATAAAGAGTATAGCGGATTTGGTTTTGAACTTACTTTCAAATTAAAAATGAATGAAAAACAGATTAATAATACTAAAGATGATGATACTGCTGATAATGAAATAAAAACTGTTGTAGGATTTTTACAGCAATTGGCAAGATATGTATTTGAAAGCGGTGCTGTTTTCAATCCTTATGAATATATATGGACTAAACAAAAAGAAGGAATAGATGCTGAACAAAAATCAAAGATAACAGGATTTATCACCATACCAGATGAAGCAGGCGAAATAAATACTCCAAATGGAAAAGTAATTTTTGTTGAGCTTTTAGGTGCTGCAGATTCAGAACTTAATGCTATATATGATAAAAAAATCACAGTAAAAGAATTGGCTCAAAAAATAGGAACCGATATAACAGATTATAACAGAGAATCTTTATTATAA
- a CDS encoding FAD-binding protein, translating into MNINKKFYCDVLIVGGGIAGLIAAERALKVFKRVCIADSSKICSGASYFPLKATLGIQATKDENDYDKYYEDITNMGKGVENPELIKTYIKNIKRDVYLLKRIGFKPWLRKDSRPACFAKYSRNIFLINDWNGARKRANKIFRKNKRLKIFEESSLIRIIKNNDKVYGAIFQNKDKFFFIKSKMIILAAGGIAGNYKNSLYPKKINGTCHITALDAGAYAQNMEFIQFIPAYLKPKYNVLFGEHTLKYCIGMYDEDNKLILEGINDDKNKKLWIERSAYAPFSIDFESSEIDLKIPYSGVKLKYSEDLYKDKEEFYTVYLDWLKKEMNIDLLKDETLITHFAHSCNGGIKIDSNGFTGVNGLYAIGELSSAIEGANRLGGNSVGGALVFGNNAVKDAYKYIKNNKFNDNKKLNSIEKEFNDWINDISKDDKENNLKKNEVLEKIRELVSENLSVVRSREKIEKFLRKIDEIRSNYSIKENIKDGSIEIYLIIESVKMIALSMLDREESRGAHYREDFKDSSDKIYKLQVKRENNKTIINKIYIND; encoded by the coding sequence ATGAATATAAACAAAAAATTTTATTGTGATGTATTGATTGTAGGCGGAGGAATAGCTGGGCTTATTGCTGCTGAAAGAGCATTGAAAGTTTTTAAAAGAGTATGCATTGCTGATTCTTCTAAGATTTGTTCTGGAGCTTCTTATTTTCCTTTGAAAGCTACATTAGGCATACAGGCAACAAAAGATGAAAATGATTATGATAAATATTATGAAGATATTACTAATATGGGTAAAGGTGTTGAAAATCCAGAGCTTATAAAAACTTATATAAAAAATATTAAAAGAGATGTTTATCTTCTAAAAAGAATCGGTTTTAAACCTTGGCTTAGAAAGGATTCAAGACCTGCATGTTTTGCTAAATACTCAAGAAATATTTTTTTGATTAATGATTGGAATGGGGCTAGAAAAAGAGCTAATAAAATTTTCAGAAAAAATAAAAGACTGAAAATATTTGAAGAAAGTTCTTTAATAAGAATCATAAAAAATAATGATAAAGTTTATGGAGCAATATTTCAAAATAAAGATAAATTTTTCTTTATAAAATCTAAAATGATAATTTTAGCTGCAGGTGGAATTGCAGGAAATTATAAAAATAGCTTGTATCCAAAAAAAATTAATGGTACTTGTCATATAACTGCATTAGATGCTGGAGCTTATGCACAAAATATGGAGTTTATTCAATTTATACCTGCATATTTAAAGCCTAAATATAACGTTTTGTTTGGAGAGCATACTCTTAAATATTGTATTGGCATGTATGATGAAGATAATAAATTAATTTTGGAAGGAATAAACGATGATAAAAATAAAAAATTATGGATTGAAAGAAGTGCTTATGCTCCTTTTAGTATAGATTTTGAAAGCAGTGAAATAGATTTAAAAATACCTTACAGCGGAGTAAAATTAAAATATTCTGAAGATTTATATAAAGACAAAGAAGAATTTTATACTGTTTATTTGGATTGGCTTAAGAAAGAAATGAATATTGATTTACTTAAAGATGAAACTTTAATAACTCATTTTGCTCATAGCTGTAATGGAGGCATAAAAATAGACAGCAATGGATTTACCGGTGTTAATGGGCTTTATGCTATTGGCGAATTATCATCTGCTATAGAAGGAGCTAATAGGCTAGGCGGAAATTCTGTTGGCGGTGCTTTGGTGTTTGGAAATAATGCTGTTAAAGATGCTTATAAATATATTAAAAATAATAAATTTAATGATAATAAAAAATTAAATAGTATAGAAAAAGAGTTTAATGATTGGATAAATGATATTTCAAAAGATGATAAAGAAAACAATCTTAAAAAAAATGAAGTGCTTGAAAAAATAAGAGAATTAGTAAGTGAAAATTTATCTGTTGTAAGAAGCAGAGAAAAAATAGAAAAATTTTTAAGAAAGATTGACGAGATTAGAAGCAATTACAGCATAAAAGAAAATATTAAAGATGGTTCTATAGAAATTTATTTAATTATTGAAAGTGTTAAGATGATTGCCTTGAGTATGCTTGATAGAGAAGAAAGCAGGGGAGCACATTACAGAGAGGATTTTAAAGATTCATCAGATAAAATTTATAAGCTTCAGGTAAAAAGAGAAAATAATAAAACTATAATAAACAAGATTTATATTAATGATTAA
- a CDS encoding MATE family efflux transporter yields MELNNRTLIENSSINLFSKFAIPSILGMIMGSAAVFVDGFFVAHFISAEAFTAINIVWPITALSFGIYVMLTIGSVALAGKCIGENNIRRANLIFTQTLIVVLTIASFPLIIAYIFRESLLPFFGAHGEVYELSLDYVEGVLFATFFWGMAYVLSQFVRLNGSPRFASAMFIISSLANMVLDPLFIIAFHFGIAGAAWATAISQIIAFLMGLLYFFKPNCRLKIIKIYGGWIYILKAAFNGFSEFLSNFSSGLIPWLFNITAYNISGNRGILVYSVANYAIMFFIMLAYSIGEALEPLVSVSYGARNKNRMKDFLKISVFLITFISVLSSIILLIDPSLLVNTLLKDVDNQTFDDALFFVRTSIPTFIGVGINIIMSAYYTSVQKAGASAIVAALRSMILPVVLVLTLPNIFGFIGLVLVLPISEIATLIVSFALYKNRSADILLTE; encoded by the coding sequence ATGGAACTTAATAATAGAACTTTAATAGAAAATAGCAGTATTAATTTATTTTCAAAATTTGCAATACCTAGCATATTGGGCATGATAATGGGAAGTGCTGCTGTATTTGTAGATGGTTTTTTCGTAGCACATTTTATATCAGCAGAGGCTTTTACTGCAATAAATATAGTATGGCCTATAACTGCTTTATCTTTCGGTATTTATGTAATGCTCACTATAGGTTCTGTTGCTCTTGCCGGAAAATGTATAGGTGAGAATAATATAAGACGTGCAAATTTAATATTTACTCAAACTTTAATTGTTGTTCTTACTATAGCTAGTTTTCCTTTGATTATAGCATATATATTTAGAGAGAGTCTTCTTCCTTTTTTTGGAGCACATGGAGAAGTTTATGAATTATCATTGGATTATGTAGAGGGTGTACTATTTGCAACATTTTTTTGGGGAATGGCTTATGTTTTAAGTCAGTTTGTAAGGCTCAATGGTTCTCCTAGATTTGCTTCTGCAATGTTTATAATATCATCTTTGGCCAATATGGTATTGGATCCTCTTTTCATTATAGCTTTTCATTTTGGAATTGCCGGAGCTGCTTGGGCTACTGCAATATCACAGATAATAGCTTTTTTGATGGGATTATTATATTTCTTCAAACCTAATTGCAGATTAAAGATAATAAAAATTTACGGAGGCTGGATATATATACTAAAAGCTGCATTTAATGGATTTTCTGAGTTTTTAAGTAATTTTTCATCAGGACTCATTCCTTGGCTTTTTAATATAACAGCATATAATATTTCAGGAAACAGAGGCATACTAGTATATTCAGTTGCTAATTATGCAATAATGTTTTTTATAATGCTTGCATATTCAATAGGCGAGGCATTAGAGCCTTTAGTAAGTGTTTCTTATGGCGCTAGAAATAAAAACAGAATGAAAGATTTTTTAAAGATATCAGTATTTTTAATTACTTTTATATCGGTATTAAGTTCTATTATACTTTTAATTGATCCTAGTCTTCTTGTTAATACGCTTTTAAAAGACGTTGATAATCAAACTTTTGATGATGCTTTATTTTTTGTAAGAACTTCTATACCTACATTCATAGGTGTTGGAATAAATATCATAATGAGTGCATATTATACTTCAGTTCAAAAGGCTGGTGCTTCTGCAATTGTTGCTGCTTTAAGGAGTATGATTCTTCCTGTTGTATTGGTATTAACTCTTCCAAATATTTTCGGATTTATAGGTTTGGTTTTGGTTTTGCCTATAAGCGAGATAGCCACTTTGATAGTATCTTTTGCATTATATAAAAATAGAAGTGCTGATATATTACTTACAGAATGA